A genomic window from Fusarium oxysporum Fo47 chromosome X, complete sequence includes:
- a CDS encoding OPT oligopeptide transporter protein-domain-containing protein — protein MSSTNVEPKGPHGLEDTFETSVFPVPSPTDIDEKSDAKNAVLGPEVHDASHTDESDSDSKDAIIVTGADASRHLLPMRDDHDNALTFRSILLASGLACFQAVMYQIYTFKPTMITIQGTFIVLISYFIGNAWAFALPRGDNFEARWRAKGNTGSLPFLIKFIKFINPGPWGLKEHAICAITATSASNAAASVQVFAAQDLFYNMPLSPTTVILSTISIGLFGYGLCGIMRPVAVWHVDAVFWSNLPTVKTLQGLHWQEVKDSKPIRVFWYSFGGMSLYEFFPAYIFPWLNSVSVPCLAAMKATGNTAKNLTRVFGGATNNEGLGLFSVSLDWQYITSFNTSLPLPLQAHMAVGFVVCYIVMAGIYYGDGWGAKSLPFMSTRLLLANGTTYPVAEVFEGGVLNESRLLEFGLPRLTGTFAYAMFMANAAIGALILHCILFWGKDVVKAFKSAREGRYDDRHHEHMAKHYKEAPWWWYVTVLVGSFVLGLIVVIKENITLPAWAYVVSLIMGSIIAPVSTLLYSRYGNGIATNNLSKMIAGLMLPGKPVGNMYFAAWSHNVISNAVNLSGDLKMGEYLKIPPRVMFLTQIWGTILGGFINYAIMISIVGSNRDLLRDGDGNSSWSGATMQSYNTNATSWALAGYLYKLGGTYELVPFGLLVGAGLVVLHRIFYKFYPKIKNFDVADVNFPQFIQFAGYIPYNQSQTCVILSQILSGFFVQFYLRNYRPRIFRDYSYLVTGAFDGASLTVLFILSFAVFGAGGPGHPFPSWWGNNVNGNYDLCPVPE, from the exons ATGTCGTCCACAAATGTCGAGCCCAAGGGGCCTCACGGCCTCGAGGATACCTTCGAGACCTCGGTCTTCCCTGTCCCTAGCCCGACGGACATCGATGAGAAGAGTGACGCAAAGAACGCTGTTCTTGGCCCCGAGGTTCACGATGCATCCCATACCGATGAAAGCGACAGCGATAGCAAAGATGCCATTATTGTTACCGGTGCTGATGCCTCTCGCCACTTGCTCCCGATGAGAGACGACCACGATAACGCTTTGACGTTCCGAAGTATTCTTTTGGCCTCCGGTCTTGCTTGTTTCCAAGCTGTCATGTACCAGATCTACACA TTCAAACCAACCATGATCACCATTCAGGGTACCTTCATCGTCCTTATCTCCTACTTCATCGGCAACGCTTGGGCCTTTGCCCTCCCCCGCGGCGACAACTTCGAAGCTCGATGGAGAGCCAAGGGCAACACTGGTTCACTGCCATTCCTGATCAAattcatcaagttcatcaaccCTGGACCTTGGGGTCTCAAGGAACACGCCATCTGTGCCATCACAGCCACCTCTGCATCTAATGCCGCTGCAAGTGTTCAAGTATTTGCGGCTCAGGATCTCTTCTACAACATGCCTTTGAGCCCAACTACTGTTATTCTGAGTACCATTTCTATTGGTCTGTTCGGTTATGGTCTCTGCGGTATCATGCGTCCAGTTGCCGTCTGGCATGTCGATGCTGTCTTCTGGAGTAACTTGCCAACTGTCAAGACTCTCCAGGGTCTTCACTGGCAGGAGGTCAAGGACTCTAAGCCTATCCGAGTCTTCTGGTACAGTTTCGGTGGCATGTCTCTTTATGAGTTCTTCCCTGCCTACATCTTCCCCTGGCTCAACTCAGTCTCGGTTCCT TGCTTGGCTGCCATGAAGGCGACCGGAAACACTGCCAAGAACCTCACCCGTGTCTTTGGTGGCGCTACTAACAACGAGGGTCTTGGCCTCTTTAGCGTTTCTCTGGACTGGCAATAT ATTACCTCTTTCAACACCTCTCTTCCTCTACCCCTTCAAGCTCACATGGCTGTTGGATTCGTGGTCTGCTATATCGTCATGGCTGGTATCTACTACGGAGATGGTTGGGGAGCCAAGTCCCTGCCTTTCATGTCTACTCGACTCTTGTTGGCCAATGGTACTACCTACCCCGTTGCTGAGGTTTTCGAAGGCGGAGTCCTGAACGAGTCACGCTTGTTGGAGTTTGGTCTTCCCAGACTGACTGGCACCTTTGCTTACGCCATGTTCATGGCCAATGCTGCT ATCGGTGCTCTCATCCTTCACTGCATCCTCTTCTGGGGCAAGGACGTCGTCAAGGCTTTCAAGAGCGCCAGGGAAGGACGATATGACGACCGCCACCACGAGCACATGGCCAAGCACTACAAGGAAGCTCCATGGTGGTGGTATGTCACTGTCCTCGTGGGAAGCTTTGTTCTCGGCTTGATCGTCgtcatcaaggagaacatTACTCTCCCTGCTTGGGCTTACGTGGTCTCACTCATCATGGGTTCCATCATTGCACCAGTC AGCACTCTCCTCTACTCTCGTTATGGAAACGGTATTGCGACCAACAACCTTTCCAAGATGATAGCTGGTCTTATGCTTCCTGGCAAGCCTGTCGGTAACATGTACTTTGCTGCATGGTCTCACAACGTCATCTCCAACGCTGTCAACCTGTCTGGTGATCTCAAGATGGGCGAATATC TCAAAATCCCTCCTCGTGTCATGTTCCTCACTCAAATCTGGGGAACTATTCTTGGTGGCTTTATCAACTACGCTATCATGATCAGCATCGTCGGCAGCAACAGAGACCTCCTTCGTGACGGCGATGGTAACTCGTCCTGGAGTGGTGCTACCATGCAATCTTACAACACCAACGCAACCTCTTGGGCTCTTGCTGGTTATCTTTACAAGCTTGGTGGTACTTATGAGCTCGTTCCTTTCGGTCTGCTTGTTGGTGCCGGTTTGGTTGTGCTCCACCGAATCTTTTACAAG TTTTACcccaagatcaagaactTTGATGTTGCCGATGTCAACTTCCCCCAGTTCATCCAGTTCGCTGGTTATATTCCTTACAACCAGAGTCAGACTTGCGTTATCCTGAGCCAGATTCTCTCCGGCTTCTTTGTCCAGTTCTACCTCCGAAACTACCGACCTCGCATCTTCAGGGACTACTCTTACCTTGTCACTGGTGCCTTTGACGGTGCTAGTCTGACagtcctcttcatcctctctTTCGCCGTGTTTGGAGCTGGTGGTCCAGGGCATCCTTTCCCAAGCTGGTGGGGAAACAACGTCAATGGCAATTATGATCTTTGCCCTGTCCCTGAGTAG
- a CDS encoding ankyrin repeat-containing domain protein, producing MATQMAPSSDKNAQSLWDQAFSSLSADLKTALGQAATHKRDILAAALEAAENRKATSLRKRWKFKRSNGEVVIIRDVLEKIAKWIDSFKAVGDAAVQFDASNASLPWAAVRLLLQVTVNDVQQYGTMVQDLEVVSRIIARYKEFENLHLGRDQSAEPALETALTVLYTEVLTHLAQTIAFFSQSTAGMFTKALRKATTDPSSATGQEYEVLKLAKLQDTSDLRFIAKTVLRLKDQINNNTKRIEEEYSIKMISWLSTSPFSIHHETISESRTPNFGQWLLQHEVYRNWCESSSSSTLWIRGITGSGKTNLFSVIADSLLATRATNPELAPFAYFYCLQSESELERSSADGILRSILRQLTITESQSDVRNFLYSDFQNRSKSATLQGLDLPRLSRKDCVDRIVQVAREDPITILLDGVEQVEDESCGLLLQSLSDIMSRAENVVKVFITSRNSSDILSSLPTAKEIVVTTDQVHNDMARFITQKIDDAKLISGRLSPNTRSCLIKELLDGAGEMFLWVHRQIQQLRKVKNEHDLLPALRSNILSDLDKLYENDLGQILQSGDTSRQLAIQTFSWLLYMKAPLTPEALLAAIATASIGNVPCTTADISVVCSNLVIIDLNRQIVQLAHHSVREYFIRTQQSLFSAPVANSLLASICIKASSRGPPDNGSLQQQAKGFFFYAATHWASHFESSKVTKKEERLFQDMLSFVFEDEDYDVSLSFEAWLEIAKEIATLLPRNHPMKPALDAIPNETSSPLFLAAVFGIDGLLTLLSGSESDIDWDQRNDLGHTALYVAVATGHLSTVTTLIEKGAELNIECGAYGSPLHVACFRGYEEIVEKLLQNGASPKCGSKFQSAVQAASHGGHEDIVLGLIRYDATIESEDDYEQDIQMATEYGFIRVIDQLLRPEFKRFIDKETPDKNKMRLAKAIKGGQLFVLQRQLSKTSSDAKDIFPKDAVAIAALYDHTDIVKYLLEQGLDIEAEGQFGTPLRSACLMNHKSTVEELLQRGANVNTEERKGNAIYVAAVKGHADIVRILLEEGADLHQKTGSSGTALQAAAYYGHKLVVERLLDAGANVHAEGSSPDAFHAAAEGGHQEIIMLFLERGYKFLYEPPGPKYSRARPSPYRPLYREASPGRDKHPRSKLWPHLYKRNAITAEHVTDTDTRDNITRVETDDGMEMFANDQGDFLRSDDDTQDGSQKNRPLEASAARGKDAVVKVLLEQKESLGFWDYEVGTALKAAASNGHLSTVKMLLDHASRMKGPFIERIYTTLESIPQGRHDILQLTLAKASEVGCTAEQTDQLRLKLPPGGEKYKVAVIEPHALKADFLACCTSGNVAVMEAIMSCKHQQLLQYNDLLEGLHKAAEEGHVSVIKSLLNLSSDLQGVSIPENTLIGAAGKDLETLKFLLSQKVDESHSELLLRRLVYAACSKGQPDIIEYLVSEFGINVNANVPEDEKPRYLRRWRQSVDPRLTSAHITATGEADGSQSTDGPRLVSPLQVGLSAFDSYELPYYARYYREKTMPQQQKVIQTLLKLGADPNSLGGKDVYPLQYAARVCPDVVVKELLEAGADVKLTGKGDSALMGAVQREMEAMAVTTRLFDSGHQLPDYFDGGKVLLAKVLAFFEGDRERQTFHSIIVDPDGRFLQAPSLEYVFEQGPGAVLEFLLQKYDTSKLEDTRYELVFQMACVLGKAPFVELLLSRGVDIDATGYYYGSPLQAAARTGQLQIVQSLLNKGANANVIQGRWHTSLRAAIVGGHLDIVELLLQHGADSKLKYQAERQSENEREAVSSSTLQMALQEGHTEIARLLLETDPSLNNEEGRLQHPLIISCQKGDHAMTELLLESNALVNVRGHKEANVASIEARDASPLHAAISGGYVNLVEMLLSKGADVNIEVDDCDCRTPLLAAIKKADLRIVRLLLESCADVSKSTGALSSAVGGNAGLQMINELIAAGAKVDSSSLQEACRNGDLSIVEALLEQLFIDGVDPSEIVDETLDSLTMGKSTDYRTLNLLLDYVLPTPKRFLFTCSSGSVPLVRRMIQQGMSVDGSNEEEDSPLQVACYYLNFEVVRLLLQRGANVRARSSQPGDPITLTLWACASPLQQQLEQRGTRHQKYLNSEVVDYRTTQRCTNIVRILLEYGATADNGTDELESPLQLASFIGSFEIAKLLIEHGASLDKTTGSFKTPLFSALQGNNRGIISLILEKGVDVNYVHTTHGTALHLVCQYNDESLVLQLLQHGASPALKDANGDTALTLALQSAASRSDYGVSQKIPRLICQHSTTLDITDSDIIAAARLEPSDLLSFLLVKRGEQPVSEDLIIRFLSEERRPSQENLEVLFDHSGGLEITPRMLNIGLSKHAFKSLSKARELSVHITPDVLESQTDLGTLKALIEYQPGIEVTEGLVIKILSMNSPCRRWGQPEENTELLLSIWPRNSSLLVTDGMLKATTSLLQLKFLLERFGPAHGKLQDIAIWICEKGTEYSGNQADILALVLQSDSDIKLSPSHLEKIMLGAKPLMLDMVLTHTPSLSITEKLFLSIFREYPRAREETRKEFVGVLMRHKKKIVFTEKIRDAIDRAYQEHSDIEKREEWYTLRERDETQEEAKARRSEENDGNKNDDQISLTRQDR from the exons ATGGCGACGCAAATGGCTCCTTCAAGCGATAAAAATGCGCAGAGTCTCTGGGATCAAGCCTTCAGCTCCCTCAGCGCAGATTTAAAAACAGCACTTGGCCAGGCTGCCACCCATAAGCGCGACATTCTAGCCGCCGCTCTGGAAGCAGCGGAGAACCGCAAAGCTACCAGTCTCCGCAAGCGTTGGAAGTTCAAACGCTCAAATGGAGAAGTCGTGATTATCCGAGATGTCCTGGAAAAGATCGCCAAATGGATTGATTCCTTCAAAGCAGTCGGCGATGCGGCTGTGCAGTTTGATGCCAGCAACGCTTCGCTGCCCTGGGCGGCTGTCAGACTGCTTCTTCAAGTGACGGTTAACGATGTCCAACAATATGGAACCATGGTTCAGGACCTCGAGGTGGTGTCTCGGATCATTGCACGATACAAGGAGTTTGAGAACTTACATCTTGGTCGAGATCAATCCGCTGAGCCGGCGCTCGAGACGGCACTGACCGTCCTATACACAGAAGTCTTGACTCATCTGGCACAAACTATTGCGTTCTTTTCGCAATCAACTGCAGGCATGTTTACAAAAGCATTGAGAAAGGCAACCACTGACCCGAGCAGTGCGACTGGCCAAGAGT ACGAGGTTCTCAAACTGGCCAAGCTTCAGGACACCTCAGACCTGCGATTTATCGCGAAGACAGTTCTCCGCCTCAAAGATCAAATtaacaacaacaccaagcgcATCGAAGAAGAGTATTCTATCAAGATGATATCCTGgctttcaacatcgccttTCTCAATCCACCACGAGACCATATCCGAGTCAAGAACGCCAAACTTTGGCCAGTGGCTTCTGCAGCACGAGGTCTACAGAAACTGGTGCGAGTCCagctcttcatcaacacttTGGATACGTGGAATCACGGGCTCTGGCAAGACCAATCTATTCTCTGTCATTGCCGACTCATTGTTGGCCACCAGGGCTACGAACCCAGAATTGGCTCCCTTCGCATACTTCTATTGTCTCCAAAGCGAGTCAGAACTGGAGAGATCCTCAGCAGACGGAATCCTCCGTAGTATCCTGCGTCAGCTGACGATTACAGAAAGTCAAAGCGATGTTCGCAACTTTCTATACTCCGACTTCCAGAATCGTTCGAAGTCTGCTACTCTTCAGGGCCTGGACCTTCCTAGACTGAGTAGGAAAGACTGTGTAGACCGTATCGTTCAAGTGGCCCGTGAAGACCCCATCACAATATTACTCGATGGTGTCGAGCAGGTTGAAGACGAGAGTTGCGGTCTTCTCTTGCAGTCATTATCTGATATTATGTCAAGGGCTGAGAATGTTGTCAAGGTGTTTATCACGAGCAGAAATAGCTCTGATATCCTCTCATCGCTACCGACTGCGAAAGAGATAGTTGTGACGACAGACCAAGTCCACAATGACATGGCCCGGTTCATTACTCAGAAGATTGACGACGCCAAACTCATCAGTGGGAGGCTCTCGCCGAACACAAGAAGCTGCCTGATAAAGGAGTTGCTAGATGGTGCGGGCGAAAT GTTTCTATGGGTCCATCGACAGATACAGCAGCTTCGCAAGGTCAAGAACGAACATGATCTTCTTCCGGCCCTACGGTCCAACATTCTCTCAGATCTAGACAAGCTTTACGAGAACGACTTGGGACAGATCCTACAATCAGGAGACACATCGCGACAACTAGCTATCCAAACTTTCTCCTGGCTGCTGTACATGAAAGCACCGTTGACTCCCGAGGCGTTATTAGCTGCCATCGCTACCGCAAGCATAGGGAATGTCCCTTGCACGACGGCTGACATATCTGTTGTGTGCTCGAACTTGGTGATTATAGACCTCAATCGCCAAATCGTCCAACTTGCTCATCATTCAGTCAGAGAATACTTCATACGTACCCAACAATCTCTGTTCTCCGCTCCAGTAGCTAATAGTCTTCTGGCATCGATCTGCATAAAGGCCAGCTCGCGTGGACCGCCTGACAACGGAAGCCTGCAACAGCAAGCCAAAGGCTTTTTCTTCTATGCTGCTACGCACTGGGCAAGCCACTTTGAGAGTTCAAAGGTtaccaagaaggaagagaggcTATTTCAAGACATGCTGTCTTTTGtctttgaggatgaagactATGATGTCAGCCTTTCCTTCGAAGCTTGGCTGGAAATTGCGAAGGAGATTGCAACACTCCTGCCGAGGAATCACCCTATGAAGCCTGCTCTTGATGCCATACCAAACGAAacatcatctcctctcttcTTAGCAGCTGTCTTTGGTATAGACGGCCTGCTGACTCTTCTTTCAGGATCGGAGAGTGATATAGACTGGGACCAACGAAATGACCTTGGGCACACCGCACTCTACGTCGCCGTCGCTACAGGTCATCTCTCCACTGTGACGACTTTGATTGAGAAGGGTGCAGAGTTGAACATCGAATGCGGTGCATACGGAAGTCCGTTGCATGTTGCGTGTTTCAGAGGATATGAAGAGATTGTTGAAAAGCTTCTTCAAAACGGCGCATCTCCGAAATGTGGCTCGAAGTTTCAGAGTGCTGTTCAAGCTGCATCTCATGGAGGGCATGAAGATATCGTACTCGGTCTCATCAGGTACGATGCTACTATTGAATCCGAAGATGACTACGAGCAAGACATACAGATGGCAACGGAGTATGGCTTCATCAGGGTCATCGATCAGCTTCTCAGGCCAGAGTTCAAGCGCTTTATAGACAAGGAAACCCCGGACAAAAACAAGATGCGGTTGGCCAAGGCGATAAAAGGTGGCCAGTTGTTTGTGTTACAACGCCAGCTATCCAAAACATCATCTGATGCGAAAGACATCTTCCCAAAAGATGCGGTTGCAATTGCGGCTCTCTATGACCATACAGATATCGTCAAGTATCTCCTGGAACAAGGTCTTGATATCGAAGCCGAAGGTCAGTTCGGCACGCCACTCCGCTCGGCTTGCTTGATGAACCACAAATCCACGGTCGAAGAGCTACTCCAGCGTGGTGCCAATGTCAACACAGAGGAGCGGAAAGGCAATGCTATTTATGTCGCCGCTGTGAAAGGTCACGCAGATATTGTCAGGATCCTGCTGGAAGAAGGTGCAGATCTTCACCAGAAAACGGGGTCTTCTGGCACAGCGTTGCAAGCTGCAGCGTACTATGGTCACAagcttgttgttgagaggCTTCTTGACGCGGGGGCGAATGTCCATGCCGAAGGTTCATCTCCAGATGCGTTCCATGCCGCTGCTGAAGGTGGGCATCAGGAGATCATTATGCTGTTCCTGGAACGAGGTTACAAGTTCCTTTACGAGCCGCCCGGTCCCAAGTACAGCAGAGCTCGACCCTCGCCATACAGGCCGCTTTATCGGGAGGCTTCTCCTGGAAGGGATAAACACCCTCGCTCTAAACTGTGGCCGCACCTTTACAAGCGGAATGCCATAACGGCCGAACATGTCACTGATACAGATACCCGTGACAACATCACTCGAGTCGAGACTGATGATGGAATGGAGATGTTCGCTAATGATCAAGGGGATTTTCTCCGtagcgatgatgataccCAGGACGGTTCTCAGAAGAACCGCCCTCTTGAAGCTAGTGCTGCCAGAGGGAAGGACGCAGTTGTCAAGGTATTACTGGAGCAAAAGGAAAGTTTGGGATTCTGGGATTATGAGGTTGGTACTGCTCTCAAGGCAGCTGCCTCCAACGGACACTTGAGCACCGTTAAGATGTTACTTGATCACGCATCGAGGATGAAGGGTCCTTTTATTGAACGCATCTACACAACTTTAGAGAGCATACCTCAAGGGCGTCACGATATCTTGCAGCTTACTCTTGCCAAAGCGTCTGAAGTTGGCTGCACGGCAGAACAAACTGACCAGTTGAGGCTGAAACTTCCACCAGGAGGAGAAAAGTACAAAGTCGCGGTGATTGAGCCACATGCTCTGAAGGCAGACTTTCTGGCTTGCTGCACTTCTGGTAATGTAGCCGTTATGGAGGCTATCATGAGTTGCAAACACCAGCAACTACTGCAATACAACGATCTCCTGGAAGGCCTCCACAAAGCTGCAGAGGAGGGTCACGTCTCAGTAATCAAGAGCTTGCTTAATCTTAGTTCTGATTTACAAGGCGTTTCGATTCCTGAAAACACACTGATAGGCGCTGCTGGAAAGGATCTTGAGACATTGAAGTTTCTCCTTTCTCAAAAGGTCGATGAATCTCATTCCGAACTCCTTCTACGCCGATTGGTCTATGCGGCTTGTAGCAAGGGACAGCCTGACATCATCGAGTATCTCGTATCCGAATTTGGTATCAATGTCAACGCCAACGTTCCTGAAGACGAGAAACCCAGGTATCTGAGACGTTGGAGGCAGTCTGTCGACCCTCGCCTTACCAGTGCCCATATAACTGCCACTGGTGAAGCAGATGGTTCACAGTCGACTGACGGTCCTCGTCTTGTCAGTCCTTTGCAAGTCGGCCTGAGCGCTTTTGACAGCTATGAGCTGCCCTACTATGCGAGATATTATAGAGAGAAAACAAtgcctcagcagcagaaaGTCATCCAAACACTGCTGAAGCTAGGGGCCGATCCGAACAGTCTAGGTGGAAAGGATGTTTATCCTCTTCAATACGCAGCGAGAGTCTGTCCAGATGTCGTGGTAAAAGAGCTGCTTGAAGCTGGAGCAGATGTCAAGCTTACCGGGAAAGGAGACTCGGCTCTTATGGGAGCAGTACAGAGAGAAATGGAAGCCATGGCGGTTACAACAAGACTATTTGACAGTGGTCACCAACTTCCAGACTATTTTGATGGAGGCAAGGTTCTTCTAGCTAAAGTTCTCGCGTTCTTTGAAGGTGATAGAGAGCGACAGACCTTCCATAGCATTATCGTTGACCCAGACGGCCGCTTTTTACAGGCCCCGTCTTTGGAGTACGTCTTCGAACAAGGACCAGGAGCGGTACTCGAGTTCCTTCTACAGAAGTATGATACAAGCAAGCTGGAAGACACAAGATATGAGCTAGTTTTTCAGATGGCCTGTGTTCTCGGCAAAGCTCCTTTTGTCGAGTTGCTCTTATCTCGAGGAGTCGACATTGACGCCACGGGATACTACTACGGGAGTCCTCTACAGGCTGCGGCACGGACTGGCCAGCTACAGATTGTCCAGAGTCTATTGAACAAGGGAGCAAACGCAAATGTGATACAGGGTCGTTGGCACACATCCCTGCGCGCGGCCATTGTCGGTGGTCACCTCGACATCGTCGAGCTTCTGCTTCAACATGGCGCAGATTCTAAGTTGAAGTACCAAGCGGAACGACAGTCAGAGAACGAGAGGGAAGCTGTATCATCAAGCACGCTTCAGATGGCTCTACAAGAAGGACATACAGAAATCGCAAGACTACTCCTCGAGACAGACCCCTCACTGAATAATGAAGAGGGCCGCCTCCAACATCCTCTTATCATAAGCTGTCAAAAAGGAGACCACGCCATGACAGAGCTGCTACTAGAATCCAATGCTCTAGTCAATGTCCGGGGCCACAAGGAAGCGAATGTGGCAAGTATAGAGGCTCGAGATGCGAGTCCTTTGCATGCTGCTATTTCTGGAGGCTATGTCAACCTCGTCGAAATGCTTTTGTCGAAAGGCGCTGACGTCAACATTGAAGTCGATGACTGTGACTGCCGAACACCTCTGCTAGCAGCGATTAAAAAAGCAGATTTGCGCATAGTAAGACTGCTTCTTGAATCTTGTGCAGATGTTTCTAAATCTACTGGTGCTCTTTCGAGTGCTGTGGGAGGGAATGCAGGTCTTCAAATGATCAATGAACTGATTGCGGCTGGCGCAAAAGTCGACAGTTCCAGCCTTCAAGAAGCATGCAGAAACGGAGATCTTTCCATTGTTGAGGCGCTTCTTGAACAGCTGTTCATTGACGGGGTGGATCCATCTGAGATCGTCGACGAAACCTTGGACTCACTCACAATGGGAAAGTCTACTGACTACAGAACACTCAATCTTCTACTTGACTATGTGCTCCCAACTCCCAAAAGATTTCTCTTCACATGTTCCTCAGGTTCTGTTCCTCTGGTGAGAAGAATGATTCAACAAGGCATGAGTGTCGATGGCAGcaacgaagaggaggataGCCCGTTGCAAGTGGCTTGCTACTACTTGAACTTTGAAGTTGTACGGCTATTGTTACAACGAGGCGCAAACGTCCGAGCGAGATCATCTCAGCCGGGAGACCCAATTACGCTAACGCTATGGGCTTGCGCATCACCATTGCAACAGCAATTGGAGCAACGTGGAACGAGACACCAAAAGTACCTGAATTCAGAGGTGGTGGACTACCGAACTACACAGAGATGCACCAACATTGTTCGAATTCTACTTGAGTACGGTGCCACTGCTGATAATGGAACAGATGAACTGGAGAGCCCACTCCAGCTGGCTTCTTTCATTGGCAGCTTCGAAATCGCTAAGCTTTTGATCGAACATGGAGCCAGCCTGGATAAAACCACTGGAAGCTTCAAGACTCCCCTCTTTTCAGCTTTACAGGGAAACAACAGGGGCATCATATCACTGATCCTAGAAAAGGGGGTCGACGTCAACTATGTACATACAACTCATGGTACAGCATTACACTTGGTATGTCAGTACAACGATGAGTCACTTGTTCTCCAGTTGCTTCAACACGGTGCCTCACCCGCTTTGAAAGACGCAAACGGAGACACTGCTCTTACGCTGGCACTCCAGTCTGCAGCTTCTCGTAGCGATTATGGTGTAAGCCAGAAGATACCCCGACTCATTTGTCAGCACTCGACAACGCTCGATATCACAGATAGCGACATCATAGCTGCAGCTCGGTTAGAGCCCAGTGATTTACTGTCCTTTCTCCTTGTCAAGAGAGGAGAACAGCCAGTGTCCGAAGATCTTATCATTCGTTTCCTCAGCGAAGAGAGACGGCCAAGTCAGGAAAACCTGGAGGTTCTTTTTGATCATAGTGGGGGACTGGAAATAACTCCAAGGATGCTGAACATTGGCCTCTCAAAGCATGCTTTCAAAAGTCTTAGCAAGGCTCGCGAGCTTTCAGTTCACATCACTCCCGATGTGCTCGAGTCTCAAACAGATCTCGGGACCTTGAAAGCGCTTATAGAGTATCAACCCGGCATCGAAGTAACGGAGGGTCTCGTGATTAAAATATTGTCAATGAACTCGCCTTGCAGAAGGTGGGGTCAACCGGAAGAGAATACTGAGCTTCTCTTGTCAATCTGGCCTCGAAACTCGTCACTTCTGGTCACTGACGGCATGCTGAAAGCAACCACATCGTTGCTCCAGCTTAAGTTCTTACTTGAGCGCTTTGGTCCAGCTCACGGAAAGTTGCAAGATATCGCGATATGGATTTGCGAAAAGGGGACTGAATATTCCGGCAATCAGGCGGATATTTTGGCACTTGTTTTGCAGTCTGACTCAGATATTAAGCTCTCACCAAGCCACCTTGAAAAGATCATGCTTGGTGCCAAACCTTTGATGTTAGATATGGTCTTGACGCATACGCCATCCCTCTCAATCACAGAGAAATTGTTTCTCAGTATCTTCAGAGAGTATCCACGAGCTCGAGAGGAGACGCGGAAGGAGTTCGTGGGAGTACTCATGAGGCACAAAAAGAAAATTGTCTTCACTGAGAAGATTCGCGATGCTATCGATAGGGCGTATCAAGAGCATTCTGAcattgagaagagagaagaatgGTACACTTTGAGGGAAAGGGATGAGACTCAGGAGGAAGCTAAGGCCAGGCGGTCAGAGGAGAATGATGGGAACAAGAACGACGATCAAATTTCTCTTACAAGACAGGACCGGTAA